The stretch of DNA GATCGGTGGTTTTTTACAATTAGAAGCAACTACTTGATACCCTTATCCCCATTGAccaacatatttaaaatttaaattttttaaaaacttgagAGTTGCCCgagtgcaattttttaaaacattgggGGTTACGTTCACCCTCGTTAAAGAaggtgaacaaaatcacactcggTTGCCCATCATTGGCTGTACTGGGTCAACCACGAGTAACACGGGTTGACCTGAGCAACATAGGATAGCTCggataatgctacacgaacTGAAAGTTGAACAACTTGGTGAACAACTCCATCAAAATTACTATTTTAACCCTTAGGGTAAAAGACTACTTTAGCCTTGATGGAGACACCCTTTTTTCACTCTCACCTCTCATTCCCTCTATCACTTTCCCAGATCTTTCACTCTCTCTATGCTCTCTGCTTTTTCACTCTCTTTGTGCTCTTTGTTGGGCTAGCTCAACCTTACTGCATCTTTTTTCACTCActttctctttcactctctctctctttctctattggCCACCGTCTCCTCCGCCAACGCGGCTCACACCGCCCGCCGTCGCCCCCCGCTCACACCGCCGTCATCTCTCCCTCCATCACTCACACAGCCGTCACCCACACCACCAGCCACAGAACACCGTTGCCCCTCACACCGCCTCTCGAACCGCCATTGCCTCCCCCAACCGGTCGCCCCCACTCGTCCGCCACAAAGACCCTCCATCGCCGCCCGCACCCACCACACCGTCGCTCGGACCGCCACCGTTGAGCCCCCATCTGTACCGCACCATTTATATATTTacgtatatttatatatttttcttttttctgtttacttttgttgtttttttataataatttgattgttgaaataaaaattaaataacatgaTTTATTTTGGTTCTATGTTTGATAGTTAGggtagaaaatattatttatattatttttacaaagCAGATTTCATACTttgttattagtttttttttttcgggaattaatcaaattatttatgtatttattaccGTTTATGATATGTGAAGAAAATATCTATTTGAGGAGGATTGGTTAAaggttatttttcatatataattatatatttatttgattattttataaaaataatatttattgaaattcATATTTAGGTCACTaaagatcaaaatattttaaaatatgttcaATAGTTATGATTATCCCTTAACAATAGAATGCATATAGATATCTTTATTAACTCAGCTTTCGACAAATATGCATACTTTGAAAGCATATATTTGCCTTGAAAGAAAGGCCTACTGGAATGTCTATATAATGGAATTCAAGTCAACAATTCTCAATTCATTTGAATATATAGTTAATAAGTAGGggaaatttatcattttaatatttattgtgttgtattgAATTGTGCTTTTCAGGCAAAGAATCACAAAATTTGCTTATTACTACTTGTCATCCAAATCCAAGACCATCCACACGCTTGCATATAAATGCAACATTTTTATTCTACGAGATGATAAAAATCTTACAAGATAGGCACTGAACAGGAAAAATGAATGGATAATTGACATTCACtagtcatcataaaaaaaataaaagtcaaaTTATATGTAACATTttacaaaagtaaaaaattatatgtaaagttgtataaaattatagtattttatttcatgttatacaaataaataacagcataaaaatatttttaaaccaaaatatattatttatttagaggCGTTGCTGGAGACGGAGGcccagagagagagatgaagcgTTGGCGACGGAGGTGGACGGCGATAGGAGAGAAGCGACAGGTAAGAACAAAAgatccagagagagagagagaggggcggAGGCGGACGACTGACGGAGGTGAAGGCAGACGGAGGTAGAGGTGGAGGCGTGCAAAGGCAGATGGAGGCGGAGGTGGAGGCAGATGGAGGCGGGCGGAGGTAGACGGAGACGGGCGGAGGTGGAGGCAGATGGAGGCGGGCGGAGGTAGACGAGGGCGGAGGTAGACGAAGGCGGACGTCGGAGGCAGAGGAATGAGGCAAGAGAAggggaaggagaaagagagagggaaggGGGAGGAAGGAGAACATGAGCgggcatttaaaatttagagGAATGAGGCAAGAGAAGGGGaagcagaaagagagagagagagagagagagagagggagggaggaggAAAGAGAACATGAGCGGGCATTCaaaatttagatataaaatataaaaaaaaattgagttgttCACCAAGTTGTCCAACTTTCAgttcgtgtagcattatccGGATAGCTCACTACTAAATCCGTGCATGGAGTGATTTGACGTaagtattatataaaaaattaaatccctTAACTTCTCCTTGATTTTAAAGtgatattatattataagaaaaaaaaaaaaaaaaagaagaagaagaaagactAGTGGAGATATTTTTTCTAACTCTGCTCACATCAAATGCGCTGATTTTCGGCAAATGGGAgtccaaaccaaaccaaatcatatcttattttttagttattttcatttaaaatattctatttttttactGGCCGCCATCGACGATTAGTCAGCACGTGAATTGCGCTACGTCGCCAAACATAAGTGATAAGTGCCGTCACTGACCACGCcacgattatttttttttccaggtGTCCGTCCAAAAGATCAAACTCGCCAGTCGCCTGTAGAAGAAGGGGTGCAGGGTTGTGTCGGCCAGAAATCAAAGATGGAGGCTGCTGCCAAGCAACAGAAGCATTTTGTTCTAGTTCACGGAGCATGCCACGGCGCCTGGTGCTGGTACAAGCTCAAACCGCTGCTCGAGTCCGGCGGCCACAGGGTGACGGCGGTGGACCTGTTGGCTTCTGGCGTGAACACCGCCGCGAAGAGCATACAAGAGGTGAGGTCACTTTACGAGTACAGCCTACCGTTGCTGGAGACCTTGAAGTTGCTCCCCGAAGGCGAGAAGGTGATACTGGTAGGGCACAGCCTCGGTGGCCTCAGCCTGGCTCTTGCCATGGACAAGTTCCCCGACAAGATTGCAGTCGCCGTTTTCCTCACGGCGTTCATGCCGGATAGCCTCCACAAGCCCTCCTACGTTCTGGAGCAGgtacatatacacacacgcacccctatatatatatatatatataaacagaaaTTTGGTGCTAATTATTATGTATTTCTTGGGTTACAGTTCTGGAAGAGGACATCGCCAGAGATATGGTTGGACACTAAGTTTGAAAGCTATGGAACTCCAGAAAAGCCTCTTACATCAATGTTCTTTGGTCCCAAGTGCCTGGCTTCTAGCCTGTACCAACTCTGCTCCATTGAAGTACGtacggctctctctctctctctctctctctctctctgggattaatgttaatatatacatgaaaagaaaaaagaaacttaCAGAcagaaattacaaaaatttacgCCATCTACAACACACGGGAAGAGCAATTCTCGCGCTGTccaaaggaaaaaagaataCTACATATTTTGGATTCTCTCTCAATTTGATTtgtgatgaaattttttattcatattttgtattttatctcATATCaatgcaaatatttaaaatattaacatacaatatcaatcaaaatattacatttttaagTGTTTAACTAGTAGTTGggaaaacaaatataattaaactaTGGAGGGTGGCTACCGGACTTACAGTAGTATATTggtaaaatttctcttttgtcTCTAAATCAACATAACCAATTTTAGTTGATAGTGTGAAGATATTAGATATTGATTAGATTATTTTAGTAGTTTCCTTCCGTGTAGATTTAGAttagttttttctttccttttaattaaactgGGTGGTTTTTGTGTTATAGATTTTAGTttgaattcaattaattaagttttttttttttttttttaatctttagtTAGTCAGgtttatctttattttgaataacaaaacaattattattatcttaaataTTCTTTGTTCTTTGATGATAATGATCTTCTTTCAAGGTAACACAATCCGAcaactgtttttaaaaataactattttttataacttacaaattttgaaaatattttcaaatactaataattaattacttttgtTCCATATCCCAAAGGCACAAGATAGAAGAAGAATCCTCCTTCCTAATGGTAAAGAAGAATTTTATAGAACGCCACTCTCACTCGGATGATAAAGAcattagggaaattctattcgcagccTGTGTTTTTGCTCTTCATAGCCCGCATCCTGCAAAattctttcttaattttaaaattcttattttactcCACCCCATAGTCCATTATTTCTTTCGATCACCCCCAACTGTcgtaaagagagagagagagaaagagggagtgGGTTGACTGTCATGACCGAtccacacacacaaatatatatatatatatactcacgcacctatataaatatatatatatacacacagcatGACCGCAGCCATGCAACCCAacacactcacacacctatatatatatatatatggaaaatgctattagtacacctttgtgtacaccttgagCTACACAAaagtgtatcaatgacaaaaatatccctctgaggcgcatagaggcacgtgaggcgcatggagaggcgcagggtatttttgtcattgatacatcttgtgtagcccaagatgtacaaaaatgatgtacatatAGCAtgactctatatatatacacacgaaaTTAGTtccatggtcgcggccatggaaCCCAACAGTCAAGGAAGGCAGCTGCGGTCATGGAAGCTAACCCACCTAGCGACTGTCGCAAAGAGAGGACTGTCgcaaagagagagagtgggttGGCCATGGCCGCGATCATATTACCAGCTTTCCCTAATTGAGTAGTCGGGGAAGGCTGGTTTCCCCGACTGCAAGGGCTGGCCTCCCCCACTGCCAACAGTCGGGGAAGGtaggttttatttattttttattttaattaaatttattttattataataaaataaaataaaaaataatataaataaataaattctaaatatctatattttaagtaattataaattaattaattttaaattttaaatgatgataggattttttaaatatgtgtatctttaagtaattcaataagataaattaattaattttaattttttttaaatattaaaaattcaacacttaattacaatgatttaaaatttaaaattaattaaactataactACTTAAAagatagatatttaaaatttatttatttatattattaataatttttaattttattttattataataaaaattttaattaaaataaaaaaaatataaaacctCTTCCCCCAACCGCTAACAGTTGGGGAAAGAAGCTTTCCCCAACTACCAGCAGTTGGGGAAAGCTAGGTTCCCCGACTGCCAACAGTCGGGGAATCCAGCGTTCCTCGGCTCGAGCCAGTCGACTACTGCCATGGCTACGGCTGTCATGGCCGCGGCCATACTTTTCGTGTATATATGGCTTCgcataaaaagagagaaagagtgtgTGTAGGTCGGCCATAACAGccgcatgtgtgtatatatatatgtatgtgtttgtgtgtgtgttggagagaaaaagagaggcgAGGTGGAGGCTGGCGGCTGGAGGAGAATGTGGCCGTGGGAGGGGTaaaaaaggaaatttaaaattgatgTGGAATTTCATGAGGTGCGGGCTATGAAGAGTAAAAACACAGACTGCGGATAAAATTTCCCAAGACATTATTATGGTTAGGAACATGACCCACACCACAACGAACAGTCGCTCGCTCGGGCACACTAGCAGCCCGTGCTAGAAAGGCAAATGAGATTTTATTATATGTAGACGCATAATGCGACCTTATTTGAATTGCAACATTGACGTGCGTGTGTGCGCGCACAGGATCTGACGCTAGCGAAGATGTTGGTAAGGCCAGGATCTTTGTTTCTGGAGGATTTGGCAAGTTCTAATAACTTGTCGACTGAAGGCTTTGGATCAGTGAGGCGGGTTTTTGTTGTGTGCGACGAGGATAAAGCTATAACTCCAGAGTTCCAACTCTGGATGATCGATAACACTGGGTCCTCGGTCGAGGTCAAGGAAATTAAGGGTGCAGATCATATGCCAATGCTATGCAAGCCTCGAGAACTATGCGATTGTCTCTTGGAGATTGCTACTGAGCACAGCTAAGCTGATTAAGTTTGCTTTTTCTGAACAAGAAATAAGCTGTAAAAGCATAGATAAATTATGTTGTGTGTTTATATAAGAATGAAAGCCGGCCGGCCGTCGGTGGGCTTGCAGTAAAAGCGTAAGTTTCATTTGGAacaatttaaaatgaaaagcGTCAGTTTCATTTGGAacaatttaaaatgaaatgCGTCAGTTTCATTTGgaacaatttaaaaatgattcTTATTTAGCCTCACCCCAAGAAATTAATACATATAGAAAAGGGAAAGTTTAGTGAGATCAAAAGGGTCACACTCGatgattttatttggaagtcAGAAAGATTTGTTTTTTGGCCCACGCGTGGCAATTTCCTACTGACAAAATCGGCTCCTGATAGGACACGTAGGAACCTAGTCTAGCAGTCGCTCTCTACTTGAGACTCAAGCCATCAACCAGTGGCTCTAACAACTAACATAGTCCCAAAAGGGCAGAAGAATCTCCTGCTTTAAATCCTTGGTCCTGCTCAGGTCCCAGGTTTATCTCCAAGGACAGCTCCACCTCAAATTCAATAACAAGTCCCAAGTAGAGAGCCACTGGATTGGAACTGATCAAGACCAAGTATCCGTCAAGGCACATCTGCCTCAACTAATAGAGATTGGATGCATATGCCCTACCAACACAGTGTCGAAGGTCATCCAACCAAACTCGTTTCCAGAGTTTGTTCAGACTCAGTCTTGTACAGGCCTAATAGGCTCCTGCTAGGAGCTCTTGGCCCTTTGCCCTTGTCCTCTTGCTCTCTCTTACTGTCTAGCTGAGACTCTGTGTTCCGTCAGGAGGCTAAATTACTGTCAGGTGATTTTTGCCGTCTTCTTCAATACCTCCAGGCTCCAGCCACCAGGAATTACTCTCCTTCTAGTAACGACTCAAATTGATGGCATAGCCGCCCAAGAAACCCAACACCTCAAAGAAGTGTGCACAAATGAAGTCGAGCTGGTAGAAGTGAGTGGCAAAGATGGTAAAGTCCAGTCCAAATCTATAGTTTTGCAACCTGACGATCACCGAGTAACTGCAATCTCCGCAGGAAGTGCCCCTCATCATCATCTATTCCCATTACAGGACTGTTCCGCATGCCTAGTTTACCATGACTTGGGCACTTGGAGAAATCCCGTTAAGGCCTCAGAAGTCTAAATTTCAATCTGTAAAAGTCAGGTGAAGCATCAACATTAAAGTTCCCTCTTTGAAGCAATTACTTGAAATATTGTTCTGATGATAATCAATCACTAATAGTACCCCTCTTTGAAGCAATTGCTTGAAATATTGTTCTGATGATAATCAATCACTAATAGTACAAATCAGAATAACAGAATAGTAACAATGTTTGCAATAATCATAGTAACAATTAGCAATCATACTAAATTAGACAGTTTACCTGGGTAATCACTCAAATTTCCAAGTAAACTTTTCTTTTGCGGGCAGATGAATTACAGGTGAGAATATGCATTAGCATTCTTCCCTAGATGAAAACAAAACGTCCAAAATGGTTACACACGAAGCCAATGaatcaattaaatcaatcaacatttattaattgatacttgttaaatatgaaaacacGTCAACTGAATTAAACTCGTACAAAACATTTCGTATAAGCATCCAAGCCATGGACAAACTTCATTGTCTCTGTTGCAACAGCAATTGTTTTACTTGATTTGTAACATTTCAGGCTACAATTAGAGATTGGTTAGCACTTAAGAAGCCATCAGAATCTGTAACATACCTGTTATAAGTCTAGGGAAGAGCATTTCCAAATGAATTCCAGTTCCTGAGGAAAGCTTTTTGTTCAGGTGTCAGAACATGAACCTGGACGAGCTACcaaggaaaaaaatttgatgGTGGTCTGATGACAGACCTCAAGgaataattcattcattttatgAAAGTTAATCTACTGCTTAAGACAACTGCTTGATACAAAGTTCCTCAAATCTCTTTAAACTGCAACAGGAAACAGTCAACTCATTAGAACCCAACAATAGATTTGggtttttttccttcttttttgtGTATCTGTGTGAGTGCCTTTGGAGGAGGGGCATTTTGTAACACAGCTTACTGATCTAATCATAAAAGTGGGAAAGTCAATTGGTTGGTTAGCTGAAAGTAGACATGACAAAAACCAGAATTGGTCACTTCACCACAGGTAGCACCCAAGAGCTATTCAAGAGGTACACATTAACATGGATATACAGATTCATATTAGCTTACATATGCAGGATGCATGTATGCACATGGATAAGTTAATAActttgaggaaaaaataaacattCAGATTACTTAAATGactaaaaatgtaatttaaggAAATGAATAAACATTCAGACTTCTTTCTATAACAATATATTAACAGAAAAGCACCATAAGGGGACGAACTCAATAAAAAGGGCAGCTATCATGAGCCCCAAAGCAAAAGAAGCAGTAATCTACAGGCATGGGCAAATCatcaatgaaatgaattatgATTCAGGAAAGGGTCCCTCCTTCCTTGTCTACAGGAAAAAGGGACTCGAGAAATGTTCCCTTCCAAAAAGCAACCAACTTCTCTAAGCCCTTGAAAGCCCTCCTGATGTGCTCCCTCCAGAAAGTCTGTTCAGGACAAGCTCTTCCTTATACTTCTTAAAGCTTAAATAAAACATTGCatacaacaataatatatgAAGGCccatttgtcaaaaaaatattatatgactCTGCATTCACCAACAAAGTACCATATGTAACCACTTCCTAAACCACTTCAATTAAACTATAGCATATTATTGGAATTGCTAAAAGCAGAAGATTCCCTGGAGCAATTGCTTCTGTATCCTAAAAACATAGAAGATAGACCTGAAGGATAATGATAAAAATCTAAACTATAGATTGGCAGCTTGCACATGTTTTACATAATGTAGCATGACAatcttcaaaaataaataatgcagCTACTACTAACAGTGAAGGCATGGATTTTTATTATCTGGAAGTCCATGTCCTTGGTAATATAGTCAGATGACCATGTCTTTTACAGGAAGTTCGTCCATGCATTTGGGAAAACATGctagaaaaaataaagagaataaatAGCTCTACAACTTATGTTTCATTTGATTAGCAAGGAGTGAGTTTCATTACCAAGTCAATGATATTCTACTGAAGTAAAATAAGGGATTTGGGAAGCCTtatgattgaaattttgaagagagagagtttaCCGTCGCAGGAGCACTTCTGGATTATATGGGAACAAATTCTTCTCGTGGAGATTTTGCAAGGAGTTTTTCAGTGAAAGCAAGCAATTCTTGGCACACTCAAATGGTAGCCTATTAGTTTTACAACGCTTTCTTGCATGCATAAGGCCTTTTTGACACTGGTCTCCATGTGACCGGGGAGTAACAGTGCTCTTTACTGTTGAAGAGGTTACATGTCCCTGGAAATCTGGACCATCCACAAGaactcttcttttcttcctagATAGCTTATATATATTGCTCACATTTGCAAATTTCCCTTCCACCTTGAACTCCAAAAATTCATCTAATGAATCACATACAACCCGCAAAGACCTAAGAAAGATTtccagaaacaaaaacaaaacaaaacaagtgAGAAGCACATCACAACATCCTCGTGCAACCATGCTTACATGGATAAAAGTACATGATATAGAGCCCAACCAGAAGTTGCATCCTCTAGTAGAATAGTTCGCATTAATTATCCGAGCAAGAAAAccagacagagagagagagagagagccaaaaTAAAGTTGGCAGCAAAACCAAAGGCATACTTCTCAACACTGCTAAAGCAGGCAAAACAATTTTCTCAGGTGCCTGATTCATGTAAATCTAGTTTTCAAAACTTAAGAGAGAGATCACAGTATAATTCAAGAAACTAAAACTACCTCAAAAGATATTCAGCAGAACTAGCTCCTGTGTCTTTTGAAATTAGATAATCAAGAAGCACTTGATGATCATAGTGTAACTGtaacaaagaagcaaaaatcattttaatactTTATCTAATAACTTATCCCagtaaaagtaaaatataagggaaatgaaatgaaaatgaggGAAACGTAAGTCTTGGGTGTTTCCATCATATCAGAATACTGGACTTGCCTCTGCAAGAAATAGATGAAATAAGTGCAAGGGGTTGAAAAGGTTTGAAATGTGAAAAAGAATATCATCCTTCATTTCATGAAAGGCGCACCTATCTTGGCAGACCCTACATGAAAACAAAAAGCCCATTGAAATATCTT from Diospyros lotus cultivar Yz01 chromosome 6, ASM1463336v1, whole genome shotgun sequence encodes:
- the LOC127803120 gene encoding salicylic acid-binding protein 2-like; its protein translation is MEAAAKQQKHFVLVHGACHGAWCWYKLKPLLESGGHRVTAVDLLASGVNTAAKSIQEVRSLYEYSLPLLETLKLLPEGEKVILVGHSLGGLSLALAMDKFPDKIAVAVFLTAFMPDSLHKPSYVLEQFWKRTSPEIWLDTKFESYGTPEKPLTSMFFGPKCLASSLYQLCSIEDLTLAKMLVRPGSLFLEDLASSNNLSTEGFGSVRRVFVVCDEDKAITPEFQLWMIDNTGSSVEVKEIKGADHMPMLCKPRELCDCLLEIATEHS